A portion of the Bubalus kerabau isolate K-KA32 ecotype Philippines breed swamp buffalo chromosome 1, PCC_UOA_SB_1v2, whole genome shotgun sequence genome contains these proteins:
- the ELL2 gene encoding RNA polymerase II elongation factor ELL2 isoform X5, whose protein sequence is MIPSTKCIPSTSICQMWVKTTLRAALTASSKLSPGKRVQIRKAPQAVSDAVPERKRSTPMNPANTIRKTHGSNSVSQRPYRDRVIHLLALKAYKKPELLARLQKDGVNQKDKNSLGAVLQQVANLNPKDLSYTLKDYVFKELQRDWPGYNEIDRRSLESVLSRKLNPSQNAASTSRSESPVCSSRDTASSPQKRLLDSDFIDPLMNKKARISHLTNRVPPTLNGHLNPTSEKSAAGLPPPPAAAAIPSPPPLPSTHLPVSNPPQTVNSNSNSPSTPEGRGTQDLPVDSFSQDGSIYEDQQDKYTSRTSLETLPPGSVLLKCPEPMEENHSSHKKSKKKSKKHKEKDQIKKQDVEIIEEKEEDLKREEEIAKLNDSNPDSSEGVKEDCTASTEPSSTIELPDYLIKYIAIVSYEQRQNYKDDFNAEYDEYRALHARMETVARRFIKLDAQRKRLSPGSKEYQNVHEEVLQEYQKIKQSSPNYHEEKYRCEYLHNKLAHIKRLIGEFDQQQAESWH, encoded by the exons ATGATCCCCTCAACGAAGTGCATACCTTCAACTTCTATTTGTCAAATGTGGGTAAAGACAACCCTCAGGGCAGCTTTGACTGCATCCAGCAAACTTTCTCCAG GGAAAAGAGTGCAAATTCGGAAAGCTCCTCAAGCTGTTTCAGATGCAGTGCCTGAAAGGAAAAGATCAACCCCCATGAACCCTGCAAATACAATTCGCAAGACACACGGCAGCAACAGTGTCTCTCAGCGGCCGTATCGGGACAGGGTGATTCACTTGCTGGCACTGAAGGCCTATAAGAAACCTGAGCTGCTGGCCCGACTGCAGAAAGACGGTGTCAATCAGAAAGACAAGAACTCCCTTGGAGCAGTTCTGCAGCAG GTAGCCAATCTGAATCCTAAAGACCTCTCATACACCTTAAAGGATTATGTTTTTAAAGAGCTTCAAAGAGACTGGCCTGGATACAATGAAATAGACAGACGGTCATTAGAGTCAGTGCTCTCAag AAAATTAAACCCATCTCAGAATGCTGCCAGCACCAGCCGTTCAGAATCTCCTGTATGTTCTAGTAGAGACACTGCATCTTCTCCTCAG AAACGGCTTTTGGATTCAGATTTCATTGATCCTTTAATGAATAAAAAGGCTCGAATATCTCACCTGACAAATAGAGTGCCGCCAACATTAAATGGCCATTTGAATCCCACCAGTGAAAAATCCGCTGCaggcctccccccgccccctgcagcTGCTGCCATCCCCTCGCCTCCACCGCTGCCTTCAACCCACCTGCCTGTCTCCAACCCGCCTCAGACTGTAAATTCTAACTCCAATTCCCCTAGCACTCCAGAAGGCCGGGGGACTCAAGACCTACCTGTTGACAGTTTTAGTCAAGATGGTAGTATCTATGAGGACCAGCAAGACAAATATACCTCTAGGACTTCTCTGGAAACCTTACCCCCTGGTTCAGTTCTACTAAAGTGTCCAGAGCCTATGGAAGAAAACCATTCGTCTCACAAAAAGTCCAAGAAGAAGTCCAAAAAACACAAGGAAAAGGACCAAATAAAAAAGCAAGACGTTGAGATAattgaggaaaaggaagaggaccttaaaagagaagaggaaattgCCAAGCTGAACGACTCCAATCCGGATTCCAGTGAAG gaGTTAAAGAGGATTGCACTGCCTCCACGGAGCCTTCTTCAACAATTGAACTCCCAGATTATTTGAT AAAATACATTGCCATCGTCTCCTATGAGCAACGCCAAAATTACAAGGATGACTTCAACGCTGAGTATGATGAATATAGGGCCTTGCATGCCAGGATGGAGACTGTGGCTAGAAGATTTATCAAACTGGATGCACAGCGAAAACGCCTTTCTCCAGGCTCAAAAGAGTACCAG AATGTTCATGAAGAAGTCTTACAAGAATATCAGAAGATAAAGCAG TCTAGTCCCAATTACCACGAAGAAAAATACCGATGCGAGTATCTTCATAACAAGCTAGCTCACATCAAAAGACTAATAGGTGAATTTGACCAACAGCAAGCAGAGTCATGGCACTAG
- the ELL2 gene encoding RNA polymerase II elongation factor ELL2 isoform X4, protein MALTEWTHGCTFQGICVTHQRLYSLSKSLKMIPSTKCIPSTSICQMWVKTTLRAALTASSKLSPGKRVQIRKAPQAVSDAVPERKRSTPMNPANTIRKTHGSNSVSQRPYRDRVIHLLALKAYKKPELLARLQKDGVNQKDKNSLGAVLQQVANLNPKDLSYTLKDYVFKELQRDWPGYNEIDRRSLESVLSRKLNPSQNAASTSRSESPVCSSRDTASSPQKRLLDSDFIDPLMNKKARISHLTNRVPPTLNGHLNPTSEKSAAGLPPPPAAAAIPSPPPLPSTHLPVSNPPQTVNSNSNSPSTPEGRGTQDLPVDSFSQDGSIYEDQQDKYTSRTSLETLPPGSVLLKCPEPMEENHSSHKKSKKKSKKHKEKDQIKKQDVEIIEEKEEDLKREEEIAKLNDSNPDSSEGVKEDCTASTEPSSTIELPDYLIKYIAIVSYEQRQNYKDDFNAEYDEYRALHARMETVARRFIKLDAQRKRLSPGSKEYQNVHEEVLQEYQKIKQSSPNYHEEKYRCEYLHNKLAHIKRLIGEFDQQQAESWH, encoded by the exons CTTGTCAAAATCCCTAAAAATGATCCCCTCAACGAAGTGCATACCTTCAACTTCTATTTGTCAAATGTGGGTAAAGACAACCCTCAGGGCAGCTTTGACTGCATCCAGCAAACTTTCTCCAG GGAAAAGAGTGCAAATTCGGAAAGCTCCTCAAGCTGTTTCAGATGCAGTGCCTGAAAGGAAAAGATCAACCCCCATGAACCCTGCAAATACAATTCGCAAGACACACGGCAGCAACAGTGTCTCTCAGCGGCCGTATCGGGACAGGGTGATTCACTTGCTGGCACTGAAGGCCTATAAGAAACCTGAGCTGCTGGCCCGACTGCAGAAAGACGGTGTCAATCAGAAAGACAAGAACTCCCTTGGAGCAGTTCTGCAGCAG GTAGCCAATCTGAATCCTAAAGACCTCTCATACACCTTAAAGGATTATGTTTTTAAAGAGCTTCAAAGAGACTGGCCTGGATACAATGAAATAGACAGACGGTCATTAGAGTCAGTGCTCTCAag AAAATTAAACCCATCTCAGAATGCTGCCAGCACCAGCCGTTCAGAATCTCCTGTATGTTCTAGTAGAGACACTGCATCTTCTCCTCAG AAACGGCTTTTGGATTCAGATTTCATTGATCCTTTAATGAATAAAAAGGCTCGAATATCTCACCTGACAAATAGAGTGCCGCCAACATTAAATGGCCATTTGAATCCCACCAGTGAAAAATCCGCTGCaggcctccccccgccccctgcagcTGCTGCCATCCCCTCGCCTCCACCGCTGCCTTCAACCCACCTGCCTGTCTCCAACCCGCCTCAGACTGTAAATTCTAACTCCAATTCCCCTAGCACTCCAGAAGGCCGGGGGACTCAAGACCTACCTGTTGACAGTTTTAGTCAAGATGGTAGTATCTATGAGGACCAGCAAGACAAATATACCTCTAGGACTTCTCTGGAAACCTTACCCCCTGGTTCAGTTCTACTAAAGTGTCCAGAGCCTATGGAAGAAAACCATTCGTCTCACAAAAAGTCCAAGAAGAAGTCCAAAAAACACAAGGAAAAGGACCAAATAAAAAAGCAAGACGTTGAGATAattgaggaaaaggaagaggaccttaaaagagaagaggaaattgCCAAGCTGAACGACTCCAATCCGGATTCCAGTGAAG gaGTTAAAGAGGATTGCACTGCCTCCACGGAGCCTTCTTCAACAATTGAACTCCCAGATTATTTGAT AAAATACATTGCCATCGTCTCCTATGAGCAACGCCAAAATTACAAGGATGACTTCAACGCTGAGTATGATGAATATAGGGCCTTGCATGCCAGGATGGAGACTGTGGCTAGAAGATTTATCAAACTGGATGCACAGCGAAAACGCCTTTCTCCAGGCTCAAAAGAGTACCAG AATGTTCATGAAGAAGTCTTACAAGAATATCAGAAGATAAAGCAG TCTAGTCCCAATTACCACGAAGAAAAATACCGATGCGAGTATCTTCATAACAAGCTAGCTCACATCAAAAGACTAATAGGTGAATTTGACCAACAGCAAGCAGAGTCATGGCACTAG
- the ELL2 gene encoding RNA polymerase II elongation factor ELL2 isoform X3, translated as MPADGTHRVDAWMYIPGHMCYPPETIQLVKIPKNDPLNEVHTFNFYLSNVGKDNPQGSFDCIQQTFSSSGASQLNCLGFIQDKITVCATNDSYQMTRERMTQAEEESRNRSTKVIKPGGPYVGKRVQIRKAPQAVSDAVPERKRSTPMNPANTIRKTHGSNSVSQRPYRDRVIHLLALKAYKKPELLARLQKDGVNQKDKNSLGAVLQQVANLNPKDLSYTLKDYVFKELQRDWPGYNEIDRRSLESVLSRKLNPSQNAASTSRSESPVCSSRDTASSPQKRLLDSDFIDPLMNKKARISHLTNRVPPTLNGHLNPTSEKSAAGLPPPPAAAAIPSPPPLPSTHLPVSNPPQTVNSNSNSPSTPEGRGTQDLPVDSFSQDGSIYEDQQDKYTSRTSLETLPPGSVLLKCPEPMEENHSSHKKSKKKSKKHKEKDQIKKQDVEIIEEKEEDLKREEEIAKLNDSNPDSSEGVKEDCTASTEPSSTIELPDYLIKYIAIVSYEQRQNYKDDFNAEYDEYRALHARMETVARRFIKLDAQRKRLSPGSKEYQNVHEEVLQEYQKIKQSSPNYHEEKYRCEYLHNKLAHIKRLIGEFDQQQAESWH; from the exons CTTGTCAAAATCCCTAAAAATGATCCCCTCAACGAAGTGCATACCTTCAACTTCTATTTGTCAAATGTGGGTAAAGACAACCCTCAGGGCAGCTTTGACTGCATCCAGCAAACTTTCTCCAG CTCTGGAGCCTCCCAGCTCAATTGCCTGGGATTTATACAAGATAAAATTACAGTGTGTGCAACAAATGACTCATATCAGATGACACGAGAAAGAATGACCCAGGCAGAGGAGGAATCCCGCAACCGAAGCACAAAAGTTATCAAACCCGGTGGACCATATGTAG GGAAAAGAGTGCAAATTCGGAAAGCTCCTCAAGCTGTTTCAGATGCAGTGCCTGAAAGGAAAAGATCAACCCCCATGAACCCTGCAAATACAATTCGCAAGACACACGGCAGCAACAGTGTCTCTCAGCGGCCGTATCGGGACAGGGTGATTCACTTGCTGGCACTGAAGGCCTATAAGAAACCTGAGCTGCTGGCCCGACTGCAGAAAGACGGTGTCAATCAGAAAGACAAGAACTCCCTTGGAGCAGTTCTGCAGCAG GTAGCCAATCTGAATCCTAAAGACCTCTCATACACCTTAAAGGATTATGTTTTTAAAGAGCTTCAAAGAGACTGGCCTGGATACAATGAAATAGACAGACGGTCATTAGAGTCAGTGCTCTCAag AAAATTAAACCCATCTCAGAATGCTGCCAGCACCAGCCGTTCAGAATCTCCTGTATGTTCTAGTAGAGACACTGCATCTTCTCCTCAG AAACGGCTTTTGGATTCAGATTTCATTGATCCTTTAATGAATAAAAAGGCTCGAATATCTCACCTGACAAATAGAGTGCCGCCAACATTAAATGGCCATTTGAATCCCACCAGTGAAAAATCCGCTGCaggcctccccccgccccctgcagcTGCTGCCATCCCCTCGCCTCCACCGCTGCCTTCAACCCACCTGCCTGTCTCCAACCCGCCTCAGACTGTAAATTCTAACTCCAATTCCCCTAGCACTCCAGAAGGCCGGGGGACTCAAGACCTACCTGTTGACAGTTTTAGTCAAGATGGTAGTATCTATGAGGACCAGCAAGACAAATATACCTCTAGGACTTCTCTGGAAACCTTACCCCCTGGTTCAGTTCTACTAAAGTGTCCAGAGCCTATGGAAGAAAACCATTCGTCTCACAAAAAGTCCAAGAAGAAGTCCAAAAAACACAAGGAAAAGGACCAAATAAAAAAGCAAGACGTTGAGATAattgaggaaaaggaagaggaccttaaaagagaagaggaaattgCCAAGCTGAACGACTCCAATCCGGATTCCAGTGAAG gaGTTAAAGAGGATTGCACTGCCTCCACGGAGCCTTCTTCAACAATTGAACTCCCAGATTATTTGAT AAAATACATTGCCATCGTCTCCTATGAGCAACGCCAAAATTACAAGGATGACTTCAACGCTGAGTATGATGAATATAGGGCCTTGCATGCCAGGATGGAGACTGTGGCTAGAAGATTTATCAAACTGGATGCACAGCGAAAACGCCTTTCTCCAGGCTCAAAAGAGTACCAG AATGTTCATGAAGAAGTCTTACAAGAATATCAGAAGATAAAGCAG TCTAGTCCCAATTACCACGAAGAAAAATACCGATGCGAGTATCTTCATAACAAGCTAGCTCACATCAAAAGACTAATAGGTGAATTTGACCAACAGCAAGCAGAGTCATGGCACTAG
- the ELL2 gene encoding RNA polymerase II elongation factor ELL2 isoform X2, translating to MPADGTHRVDAWMYIPGHMCYPPETIQNLIPFRPSIQFQGLQGLVKIPKNDPLNEVHTFNFYLSNVGKDNPQGSFDCIQQTFSSSGASQLNCLGFIQDKITVCATNDSYQMTRERMTQAEEESRNRSTKVIKPGGPYVGKRVQIRKAPQAVSDAVPERKRSTPMNPANTIRKTHGSNSVSQRPYRDRVIHLLALKAYKKPELLARLQKDGVNQKDKNSLGAVLQQVANLNPKDLSYTLKDYVFKELQRDWPGYNEIDRRSLESVLSRKLNPSQNAASTSRSESPVCSSRDTASSPQKRLLDSDFIDPLMNKKARISHLTNRVPPTLNGHLNPTSEKSAAGLPPPPAAAAIPSPPPLPSTHLPVSNPPQTVNSNSNSPSTPEGRGTQDLPVDSFSQDGSIYEDQQDKYTSRTSLETLPPGSVLLKCPEPMEENHSSHKKSKKKSKKHKEKDQIKKQDVEIIEEKEEDLKREEEIAKLNDSNPDSSEGVKEDCTASTEPSSTIELPDYLIKYIAIVSYEQRQNYKDDFNAEYDEYRALHARMETVARRFIKLDAQRKRLSPGSKEYQNVHEEVLQEYQKIKQSSPNYHEEKYRCEYLHNKLAHIKRLIGEFDQQQAESWH from the exons CTTGTCAAAATCCCTAAAAATGATCCCCTCAACGAAGTGCATACCTTCAACTTCTATTTGTCAAATGTGGGTAAAGACAACCCTCAGGGCAGCTTTGACTGCATCCAGCAAACTTTCTCCAG CTCTGGAGCCTCCCAGCTCAATTGCCTGGGATTTATACAAGATAAAATTACAGTGTGTGCAACAAATGACTCATATCAGATGACACGAGAAAGAATGACCCAGGCAGAGGAGGAATCCCGCAACCGAAGCACAAAAGTTATCAAACCCGGTGGACCATATGTAG GGAAAAGAGTGCAAATTCGGAAAGCTCCTCAAGCTGTTTCAGATGCAGTGCCTGAAAGGAAAAGATCAACCCCCATGAACCCTGCAAATACAATTCGCAAGACACACGGCAGCAACAGTGTCTCTCAGCGGCCGTATCGGGACAGGGTGATTCACTTGCTGGCACTGAAGGCCTATAAGAAACCTGAGCTGCTGGCCCGACTGCAGAAAGACGGTGTCAATCAGAAAGACAAGAACTCCCTTGGAGCAGTTCTGCAGCAG GTAGCCAATCTGAATCCTAAAGACCTCTCATACACCTTAAAGGATTATGTTTTTAAAGAGCTTCAAAGAGACTGGCCTGGATACAATGAAATAGACAGACGGTCATTAGAGTCAGTGCTCTCAag AAAATTAAACCCATCTCAGAATGCTGCCAGCACCAGCCGTTCAGAATCTCCTGTATGTTCTAGTAGAGACACTGCATCTTCTCCTCAG AAACGGCTTTTGGATTCAGATTTCATTGATCCTTTAATGAATAAAAAGGCTCGAATATCTCACCTGACAAATAGAGTGCCGCCAACATTAAATGGCCATTTGAATCCCACCAGTGAAAAATCCGCTGCaggcctccccccgccccctgcagcTGCTGCCATCCCCTCGCCTCCACCGCTGCCTTCAACCCACCTGCCTGTCTCCAACCCGCCTCAGACTGTAAATTCTAACTCCAATTCCCCTAGCACTCCAGAAGGCCGGGGGACTCAAGACCTACCTGTTGACAGTTTTAGTCAAGATGGTAGTATCTATGAGGACCAGCAAGACAAATATACCTCTAGGACTTCTCTGGAAACCTTACCCCCTGGTTCAGTTCTACTAAAGTGTCCAGAGCCTATGGAAGAAAACCATTCGTCTCACAAAAAGTCCAAGAAGAAGTCCAAAAAACACAAGGAAAAGGACCAAATAAAAAAGCAAGACGTTGAGATAattgaggaaaaggaagaggaccttaaaagagaagaggaaattgCCAAGCTGAACGACTCCAATCCGGATTCCAGTGAAG gaGTTAAAGAGGATTGCACTGCCTCCACGGAGCCTTCTTCAACAATTGAACTCCCAGATTATTTGAT AAAATACATTGCCATCGTCTCCTATGAGCAACGCCAAAATTACAAGGATGACTTCAACGCTGAGTATGATGAATATAGGGCCTTGCATGCCAGGATGGAGACTGTGGCTAGAAGATTTATCAAACTGGATGCACAGCGAAAACGCCTTTCTCCAGGCTCAAAAGAGTACCAG AATGTTCATGAAGAAGTCTTACAAGAATATCAGAAGATAAAGCAG TCTAGTCCCAATTACCACGAAGAAAAATACCGATGCGAGTATCTTCATAACAAGCTAGCTCACATCAAAAGACTAATAGGTGAATTTGACCAACAGCAAGCAGAGTCATGGCACTAG